The DNA segment TATTATCCAATACAAGTTCAGAGTTTTCAGACTCTGGTAAGCTTGTACTCATGGAAACCACAACAGGAAATATCTTATGGGATAGTTTTCATCAACCTTCAGATACACTCTTTCCCGGCATGAAACTTTCAAGCAACACAAAAACTAATACGAAAGTAGAACTTACATCATGGAAAAGCCCTTCGAATCCCTCTATCGGCAGCTTCTCTTCTGGGGTTGTTCAACGCCTTCATATTATTGAAGTGTTCATTTGGAATGAAACTAGACCATACTGGCGCAGTGGTCCATGGAATGGTGGGGTATTTTTAGGGATACCCAACATGTCAACATATCTTAATGGTTTCAAAGGTGGGGATGATGGCGATGGAAATACAGATATCTATTACACAGTGGCAAGTGAACTAGAATTTGTAATCTATATGTTGAATTCAAAAGGCCAATATGAACAAAAACTGTGGGATGCAGAGAAGAACGAAATGATAATTAGATGGACTAGTAAAGTGTCAGATTGCGATGTTTATGGTATATGTGGACCATTCACAAGCTGTAATGCACAGAGCAAACCGATATGTAGCTGTTTGAAAGGATTTGAGCCGAGGAACAAGGAGGAATGGAATGGAAAAAACTGGACTGGTGGATGTGTTAGGAGAACACCTTTGAAGTGTGAAAGGGTCAGAGATCAAAACACAAGTacagatgcaaagaaagatggATTTTTGAAACTACAGATGGTTAAAGTTCCTGATTTTTTAGAAGGGTCTCCTGTTGAGAGTGACATATGCAGAAGCAAATGCTTGGAGAATTGCTCTTGTGTTGCTTATTCTCATGATGATGGGATTGGTTGCATGTCTTGGACTGGGAATCTACTAGACATACAGCAATTCTCAGAGGGAGGACTTGATCTATATGTTCGTGTAGCCCACTCTGAACTTGGTATGCTAACTCTGCTCCTCTGctcaaacatttaaaacatagTTTCTATGGACTAAATTTCTTATAGTTTAAATTGAAATTGTCCTTTTTATTATAGATAAAGGAACAGAGAAGACAAAAGTCATCATTACAACAGCAGCAATAATAGCAATTGTGATTATGGTTACTAGTGCATGTGCATGTTTCATGTGGAGGACTTCCAAGCATCCAGGTAAGACAGCATCTTCGTTAATTTCAGAATTAGTCCAGTTATTAAGGTTTTGCTGGTAAAGGAACTAAGCTTACATTTATAAATGTTTGTTACTTCAGCTAAAGTATGGCAGCTAATCAACTCAGTAAGGAAAGGGAACAACAATACTTTTGCACAATTTAATAATGATGGAACACCAGAACATGAAAGCCATAGTGTAATTGAAGAACTGTCACAAGTTAAACTACAGGAGCTGTTACTATTTGATTTCAAAAGGGCTGCAGCAGCCACAGACAACTTTCATCTGTCCAACAAACTTGGGCAGGGTGGTTTTGGTCCTGTGTACAAGGTACACGAGAAACAAGTTGTCGTAATTGAACCGATTGTCGTTTTTctcataaaacatttttttttctcagggGGAACTTGAAGATGGACAGGAAATAGCAGTTAAAAGACTTTCTAGAGCCTCTGTACAAGGTCTAGAAGAATTCATGAACGAAATAGTCGTGATTTCCAAGCTACAACATCGCAATCTTGTAAAACTTTTTGGCTGCTGTGTTGAAGGTGATGAAAAGATGTTGATATATGAATACATGCCAAACAAAAGTTTGGATGTATTTATCTTTGGTTAGTTCTTTATCCCTCTACAATGTTTTTCTCATGGACAATTCCaaacttttatctttttctttactTAGAACGAATAAACTACTTAAGAAATAAACAATCATGTCATGACTATTGTATTTTCTTTGTATGACTCACCTTCATAGTTTCCTCTTCCACGTAGTATATAATATGAACATTACTTTTTAGATCCATCAAAATGTAAACTCCTAGACTGGAGGAAGCGCAGTAGCATAATAGAAGGAATAGCTCGAGGACTACTTTATCTTCACAGAGACTCCAGACTAAAAATTATACACAGAGATTTGAAGGCAAGTAATATATTGCTAGATGAAGAACTAAATCCAAAAATATCAGACTTTGGCATGGCTAGAATCTTTGGTGGGACTCAAGATCAAGTCAATACTAGAAGGGTTGTTGGAACCTAGTAAGTATTCTTTCTTTCTCCAATATTATAGCAAGAAAGTGTGAAGAATTAATGTTTACATTTGAATGTAGTGGCTACATGTCTCCTGAATATGCAATGGAAGGACTATTTTCAGAAAAATCAGATGTGTTTAGCTTTGGTGTTTTGGTTCTAGAGATTGTTAGTGGAAGAAGAAACTCAAGCTCTTATGGCAATGTGCATGCTCTTAACCTTTTAGGATTTGTAAGTCTCAACAACTCATTTATAACTCACGAATTTTCTCCATTTGCTGATACAAAGTTGACCCTTTTTGTTCATTTTAGGCCTGGATACAATGGAAGGAAGGAAATGCATTATCTTTAATAGATCCAGAAATTTATGATCCTAGTCATCATCAAGATATCTTAAGGTGCATACACATAGCTCTTCTATGTGTACAAGAACTTGCTGAAGACAGACCCACTATTGCTGCAGTAATTTCTATGCTCAACAGTGAGTTTGTGCTTCCTCCTCCAACTCAATCTGCATTCATCCATCGACAAAAAATGTTGAATTTGGCGTTATCTGAAGAAAATCAGAGATTTTGCTCCATCAATACTGTTAGTGTTACAGAAATTCAAggtagatagaaaaataaaaactaagaaaaaacaAGTACAGCTTCGCTCATTATAATTGTACCAATGGTTATAAACTGGTGTACAAGAAAATTTAACATCTTTGTCCATTGTAGGAATTGGATATGAAATCGGTCAAAAACAAAACTTTTGTCTTTCAAATGAACTTTGAATCATTCTAAATTGTTTGAATCTTTAATCACAAAAAGTTTGTGTTCAAATTATACCTTATAACATTCTTTTTAACAATTTAGCAACTCTTGACATATTTTGATTAATCTTATAAATAAGATATAAAAAACcttaacatatttttattaatctaTATAATAcatcaaaaattaatttaatatttgaatgACTTATAATTCCAATTATTCGCATACCTTTCACAATATTAAGTGCTCCATTCCCaaatctaaatttataaatgttagACTCTTGAGGTTTTTGAAGAGCTCTCGATCATGTGGTTTGTACAGCCACCGCTTACAAACTAAACTTTTGTGAATTTATTGGTTATGAAGCACGACGTTGGATGGTGCATAGAGTTTTCATCTTCTAGTTAATCCTCTAAAACCTTTACAACTTTGTTTCATATCTTTTTTCACATATTTCAATTTACCACACTCCTAGATTTCATATTTAGTCTCTACCAACACTTGTTTTGTTTTGAGTGATTATTTTTGTTTGCAATAGGGATAAAGCAAAAAATAATGTGCTTGGTTTTGgttgtatttattttatcttagtTTTATTCTGGAAATCTCTCCCTAAATATCTTTCTTTCTTGCCGCATAAACTTCCTTTGTCTCTATAGTGCATTCAACCATTGTGCCAAAGTAAAGCTTCAAATGTTTTAGGCATTAGTGTgagaaatattttaaacaattcaaggaagatatgagaaataatatttcttctattttttttctttcttaaatcATAGCATAGAGTTTGAATACATCATTCTAGGTCTAGCTAAAGAGacaaatgtaaaataaagagtcaataaagactaaaataagaaaaggaaaaataaaggtTAGACATATGTACGAAGAAAAACAACTAAGtattagaaaaaacaaaattaatattagtttcCTTCTAGAAGCCTTGTATCCATATCCTTTGTTACTCCGGCAAGCTGGAGAGCAAATATTGATGAAATCCGACTTGGAACAAATACTCTTGAAAAATTGAGGACTTAAGGTTGTGGTATAAATGTCAGTTAGTTGCTCTAGGTATAAATGGAAAGCAAATGTATGAgacctttcttcaatttttctcTAACCATGTGACAAATTATTTATGTGTTTCATATGATCTAGCTgacacaaaatatatataaaaaaacctTGAGTGGGCCTAGCCCATGCAAAAATggaagttagaaaaaaaaaattaataatgatttgCGTGGGTTGGCCAACGCATATATatactggaaaaaaaaacattttatttttatttttctagtcATTTTCACCTcgaaatttttttagaaaaaccATCCACAATAGAAAAACCATCCAAATCAAAAAAACCATCTAGATAATTTCAACCATCCAAATCATTCAAATATTCAAATAATTTCAAGTCAAAGTGAATATTAATCATAAAATAGagattagtaattaaaataaaccataaaataaaactgtaatttagaaattaagCAAAAGTATTAGAACTTGAATTGCACCATAATACAATTATataaaaagagtaaaaataacaatataaaatGCGTCCTGTGAAGTAGAAATAGCAGTGATGTGATCCATAAAAAAAACctataaaaaatacaaacaatgtgaataactaaaatatttagtataataataaaactgtgaaataattaaacttacaaTCTAGGATGCACTTTAAGGAAGGGATTGGTCATCATGCTCTGGAGCATACTGGTGGTGGAACTGACTTGTACTAGTGGAAGCATTGCCACGTTGTTGCAACACCGAGACAAGGTGTTCCTTTATTTGCTTCATTTCGTCCTCCAAGAATGCATACTTGACCCCACATACTAACTTCTGCACAAAGTTGTTGATTTTAAGTCAACTAATTAGATTGAGAAGCACCAGGACCAGAATGGGAAGCAGAGGTGAACTGAGTGAGGGAAGAGAATCCTTGGCGGAAGTTACCAGCCAAGTCTGTCGTACCATAAACACGACCTCTACTCTTTCCTTCAGTAGCTTCCTTCCAAGCTTGAAGCTTTGTTGTTGGATCAACTTGATGGACATCAATGCTTGGGTCCTGAGAACTATTTACTTGAAGGGTCCTCAAGTGCTCATGATAATTTTCCTACAAAGGTCATTACAAGATGGAAATGTtaggaaattaaaataaaaattaaagaaaaacttAGAATAATAACTTGCATAAGTTTCACAAGCACGAGTATCAACCCAATCACCCTTTTTATTTGTGTGGTTGGCCATAAATAGTTCACCAGGTTTAGGAGGACGACCATATTAACACTCCTAATAATGTAGTACAATTAGAAGCAGTATATGTtgcaaaattaaaatgaattacatGTAAAAAAGTGACAAGTACTTACCAATGTCACTACAATATCTGAATGTGAGTTCTAACCTGTGGAGTGTAATGCTTCACCATGAGCTGAAGCCCTATTCACTTTATTCTTAGTTGATTTTTCTTAGAACTTTTGTGTATTGCAATAGTTTATAAGTTCAACACATGTTTGCTCACCTATCCAAGTAGGTCGGAAATTCTTTGCCCAGACTTTGGTCAACATGAAACAAAGTCATTTTTTGACTTTGGACTCGTAGACCTTTTTAATATGTCACTCGTCCTGAGGTGCCTAAGTGACTCTACTATgttaaaaacaagaaaacatTTTGTTTCAGTTTTTCCATTTTGGTTGATTTGTatgaaattgtaattaaaaattaaaattaccttAAAGTCAGTCCACCATTTTAGTTTATCATCCTCAATCATGGCATCATAATAGTCATAAGTGCCTCTAAATTGAGACCGAATGCAATGTCTAATGGCATCACTAGTATAATGATTTGGTGTCCAACTACAATACAAACAAATCAAATTACAAATATTTGTaatatgaagataaaaaaaaatataaatataggaTGACTTACCCTTTACCAAGAAGTTGGATGATGACCCTACTAGTAGGGTCACGCTAGACATCTTCAGGGGGAGGTCGTGTTGTGAAGTAGTGGTGGTGTTAGGGTCATCgtgtgttagaaaagatggctttaaactagaggggggtgaattatttaaaaagggttttcgcaaacttttaaaacaagaatgaatttatctcaggaaacaattgattcagaaattcagttcgccaaaacagcaagcaaaagctgtaataccagaaaaacaatcggttgtttcgcagaaacaatcggttgtttataccagcaaacaacaaataaactgaatttaaagagttagagatagagagattgtacacagttgtttatactggttcactccaaacccagagctacatccagtcttctcagaaccctgaggaaatccactaagcaaccacaccttgatcacttacacaacaacaaagagaatgaccttgaacacctcaataAACACattctccttggtcaacacaccaacactaagattgttcatcttgatcccctcaagaacatacagccaatctcagcaaaacacagaaacgaatacttgttcaacagagtacaaggattgcACTTGTTATAGatgataatctgaaatcaatacaagcagaatcctattccatacactttgatcaaccacaaactcttagcaatctcagctttttgaaaaactcaaaaactcttagcaaaaacttgtcaaagattaattgtcaaatctgtttttctaaatttattcaaagatgtagtttgttatcaaatcttaacaaactcttaaattgcattaaaagattggtcaaagcatttaatgactagagcgtaagcagttaaatcatttaaagctcagtcaaacagaaaacagtttttctgttatggtcccaaaacaaacaatcggttgtttcctcgaatcaatcagttgttttggtacttaacagttcaaccattttaaaaacagttttcaatctttttctcaaaatacctaagtacaaacaatcagttgtttcgacaaaacaatcggttgttttaacttagtttgaaaacattttactttcacaaggATTGataatgctaatgctttagatttaatcaaagggtggattacaacatataaactaccccagaactaagctaaacaagcacaacatcaagcacagcagaggcttcaacatccttcaaaggatttggattcttcaaagcttgaacaccacttggttcaacatcaTGGTCAACAAGGACATGCACAAAGGCAACATTAGTCTAGTGGAAAGAGGGAGAAAAAGTGGTTTGGACAATGAGATAAGGAGTGGGCTACACAAAAGTACCAGGTTTGGGTTGCACAAAGGTACCAGGGGTGGGTTGGTCAAATGGAGCATGAGTGGGCTGGAGTGGTGTAGGGACATTGTGGTGGTAATTCAGAATAGAGAATGACGACCCTAGTGGTAATGGAGTACTAGGAGGGTGGAAGATGATGAAATATGTGTGTGATTAGGTGATATAGTGGAGTGAggataaacatataaaaaatgttGATGACCAGAGGAGGAGAGGTTGGAGGAAGACAAGGTAGAAGATGGTGTCGAGGAATAGGATGAAAGATGTGGACTACCAACATCAGACGTTGGTAAAAGGCCAGAATAAGGGATGTTTCCTAGTTCTATAGCTAGTTGACCATGCATTAATGTTGAAACTCCATGCCTCGACTGGCCACGACTAAAAATGGAACCATTCCTCACTCTAGTCTTAACCATTTTTCctgaaaaaatatttgttgataaTATTAGTTAATTATCAGGTGATGATATGCTTGTTTATAGTTTATTGAAAGTAATATACACTAGTCGTCATTGTTATCAAACTCTGAATCGTCATTGTCTCTGTGATTTTCAGAATAATCTTCATTTAAGAGGTTAAGATTTTCATCGTCGTCATGATTATGTGGTTCAATATCATCGTCATCAAGTACTTCGACAttagattgttgaaccaagtggtgttcaatgttttgaagaatccaaatcctttgaaggatgatgaagcctctgctttgcttgatgttgttgtgctggttctagctttgttctggggtagttctttgttgtaatcaacccttagattaaatctcaaagcaattagcatctcattttttatcaaagcaaaatgtttttcaaactaagttgaaacaaccgattgttttgtcgaaacaaccgattgttttgtcgaaacaaccgattgttttgtcgaaacaaccgattgtttacacttagatgttttgagaaagtttgaaaactgtttttgaatggtgtttttgttaagtaacacaacaaccgattgattcgaggaaacaatcgattgtttgttttaaaaccataacagaaaaactgttttctttgactgagctttaaatgctttaactgaatacgctccagtcattaaatgctttgaccaatcaactttaaatgcaattaagagtttgttaagatttgataacaaactatattcttagatatattctgaaaaacagttttaatgTTTGAAGTATCTTGAAACAGAGTTTTGatcaaagagtttttcaaagagttctgagattgctaaagagttgagagattgatcaaggtgctgaataggattttgcttgtattgatttcagatttttatctgtaacaagtgtaatctttgtaaactgctgaacaatttgtttgtgtgtgttgctgagattggctgtgtgttcttgaggtgttcaagatcagcaatcttagtgttggccaagcagagtgtgtttcttgaggtgttcaaggtcattctcttggttgtgatgtaagtgatcaagtggtgattgcttagtggatatcctcagggtttctgagaagactggatgtagctctagttttgagtgaaccagtataaacaactgtgtacaatctctctatccctgtctctttaaattcagtttgtttgttgtttgctggtataaacaaccgactgtttttcctggtattacagttttgcttgctgttttggctaactgaattgatgaatcaattggtttctgaaataagttcattctagctttgaaaagtttgtgaaaacccctttaaaccattcaccccccctctagtttaaagccatcttttctaacaattggcatcaagagcttggttcttgtaagtcattcaacttgatcctaaaatctttcaaaatgcCTGATAGACTAgcgtttggggaaggtgcctcaataaacagaccacccttgttttgtggtttgaattaccagttttggaaagttagaatgaaaatatttatggaatctcttgacaaaggaatttggggctgcaattgaaaatggcccttttatcccaatgtttgaaaaagatggttctgtcattgagaagccatggtctcaatggactgatgcagaaagtagaaatgccaaattcgattgcattgccaaaaatattataacctctgctttaaattctgatgagtttttcagggtctcacaatgcaaatctcaaaagaaatgtgggatactttggaagtcactcatgaaggaacaaatgaggtgaaaagagctagatagcatgctctcatccaagagtaagagatgtttagaatgctgaaaggtgaaaccatagctgaagtgcagaaaaggtttacacacatcatcaatcaccttatgagccttgacaagacgtttgataaagaggagctgaacatcaagatcttaaaatgtcttgatagagcatggcaaccaaaggtaactgctatttccgaatctaaagatctaacatcattaagtgttgcctctttgtttagaaagcttagggaacatgagctagagatgaatagactcaatgttcaagagagtgaagataagcacacaaggagcatagccttgaaagcatccaaacataagggaaagcaagattcaagtgatgaggaaaatcttagtttgctgtcaagaaaattcagcaaattcctcaagagaaaccgcaacaaagacaacaacaaggataggtatggaaacaagaaacccaatgaatttaattcaaataactatacttgttttggttgtggtgagcaaggtcacataaaggctgattgtcccaacaagagcaaagagaaaaagacaagctacaaggagaagaaaggcaaaacaaaaagggcctacattgcttgggatgaaaatgaagtatcatcatcaagctcttcatcaagtgaagatgaaaaagccaacatatgcttagttgctgaggatgatggtgatgattcttgcagttcaagtgaggttagttcatgtgcttccttaaatgaacaaaactatagtgaattgcttgaagcttttcaagaaactcatgatgaagctaatagattggttctttcaaacaaccgattgaaagatcttaacaatgagcttgaaaagaaagttaaatcacttgaagaggaactgagaaaagcaaaaagtgattttgaaaaattggaaaaagatttcaaaaatgcctcttgcaagtgtgatactctcaattgcacaaattgtgaaaatcttgagaaaaaagttcactatcttgttgaaactgtggacaagctttcaaaaggaaagtcaaactttgagaatgtactagcatctcaaagctgtgtttttggaaaggttggtttaggcttcaatccacagaacaagcaagatagattttcaaaaagttttttgagaaaataaaaaaaacaaccggttgttacatgcttttactgcatgaagaaaggccaccctgttagattctgcaaaattagaaaatattatgttcccaaaggttttatgaaatggattcctaagggatgtgatgtttctaacagcaaagaaaagccaagtggacccaaatttgtaaggggaccaaatcttgcaacttgaatttgtttatgtaggaaaaatgaagagaaaaggaagaattGAGCCTTCTaatcaagctgttgaagaaaaagggcaatcattgaagctgaatcaatgctgtgcaaaaaggtcaaaacagtgaaaaaaagttttcttgatcaacaagcaattggctcattaaagaaacaacacaaggataagaccttccttttatttgctctcaatttctgtttcaaatttctttcttatgattaattgtgttttaatcaATGTCATGTGCTTTTATCTGTTTCTGTTTgtggttaaaaaaaaattgaaaaatcaagtttttaactgctgcagaaaaacaaccgattgttttgagtctgacagcactgtgtagaaattgatttaactgatttttgaatttctagccgttgcagatatttttcaaagggagaatcttggtcaaaggatctgtgttgaaagttgatcacgttcagaaaggattaacaacagtcataaaggaatatatttcaaaatcttggaaattcaagagccttaatgactagtcaaagatcacatgtgaagaccatgtgattttcaactttttttgacattttcagtgcagaacagagtcaagtcctctctctgaaaatcatgtacccattgaatgaaattaaattcagaTTGATTTTCTTTCTgctataaaatcaggtgcagatttctttcatcaagaacaaccaattgcaacatctcttgcaatatctcttgcacCATCTCTTGAAATTCTCTGTGAAGTGAGTTTTTCttctctgctgtcatggaatcaacccctcccacctctaaaagagtcaaaaccagagctgtaaggtctggaggaaggcttgaaagctggttttctggtgacaccGAACTCATTGAGAAGTACAgatatgaaacaagtgtcaagaagataaacaaccccaaggttgtgtgctttgactggctgaaaagtcaaaagcttgacaatgtgaGGAGGCTTCTCAAAGACCAATCACTCAGAAATTTTCTGGAGCTCAAAGGgaacatttatccagatttggtgagacttttctacaccaacttgaagtttgagggaaacaacttagtctctcatgtgaaaggtgtggagATGGAGATAACCCAGGAGGTTTGGGCTGCTGTTGCTGGGCTTAAGTTCTTTGGATTAAGAATTAACaaaggaaaccttggtgtggtagaagatttcaacaaaatccagttctacaaaagttgcttgaagaacaaaCAATCTCAAGTTAGCACTTGCTCGGTTGGAGGCTTGAAGATTGATGAGAGGCTGCTtactctcattgtaacttggatcctaactccaagggggagtaatcactcagtgttgactgaagaagatctggtttacatcttctgcatcaccaagaaagtgaagatcaattggattcacataatcaaggaacatatgcaaaaagccatgaggttaggcgattaccactatccccatgttgttttaatatctaagtttctacactattttgaagttaatcttgaagatgaaacttctgagctagtcaagtcaactcaagagttgaacaatggatcactcagcaagatgggcttcacaaaaataggtggaaaatggttaagtaaggatggtgatcatggtgcctcatcaagtggtGCTGCTCACCTtaaacaagatgaacctgctgatatggacgttcaacatgaagatccagctgaagattttcaagatgcaggaCCTAGTGTTGATGCTgaacatcaaggagaaagaatgcaaaccatgtctccttttgaaagactcatggtgaataggctagatacctttgctgaaaatcaaaggagccttcatgatctatGTGTTAGCAACTTTAAGAGGATACAcacaaggtttgacaacatggatgcaaggtttatgactctggacgaacaaattgaagctgtccagaatcaaatctttgaccttcagtttgctgatgaagaagactgtgagaaaaacaactgattggccatcgaaacaatcgattgtttttggctattctcgtttctggttttaaaatttctttccttctattgttgctgttttattttatctcttatctttgtctatttgtgaagacaaatagggggagatatatgttgtgtgtGTGTTTCCAATTTGTATtaagtttatgttttttttttcaaagttgttaaaaacagtttgagTGATGTTATTTGGTTCTGATATTAGATGTTTAAGCTTTAATTGGTTATATGTATActaacagaatatcagaagttcaatgtattactcaaagttctattgcaggaatTACTTCATATTTaatcaagaacaacacaagcatcagggatttgtcttcatcaaatagggggagattgttgaaccaagtggtgttcaatgtttttgaagaatccaaatcctttgaaggatgatgaagcctctgctttgcttgatgttgttgtgctggttttagttttgttctggggtagttcttgttgtaatcaacccttagattaaatctcaaagcaattagcttCTCatattttatcaaagcaaaatgtttttcaaactaagttgaaacaaccgattgttttgtcgaaacaaccgattgttttgtcgaaacaaccgattgtttacacttagatgttttgagaaagtttgaaaactgtttttgaatggtgttt comes from the Phaseolus vulgaris cultivar G19833 chromosome 8, P. vulgaris v2.0, whole genome shotgun sequence genome and includes:
- the LOC137825549 gene encoding G-type lectin S-receptor-like serine/threonine-protein kinase At1g11300, encoding MRFSSHANLLFVLFMLCFHVLDVCTAIDSITSSKSIKDPETLRSEDGNFTLGFFTPQNSTNRYVGIWWKSQSTVIWVANRNQPLNDSSGVVTIAKDGNLVVLNGQKQVIWSTNVSKILSNTSSEFSDSGKLVLMETTTGNILWDSFHQPSDTLFPGMKLSSNTKTNTKVELTSWKSPSNPSIGSFSSGVVQRLHIIEVFIWNETRPYWRSGPWNGGVFLGIPNMSTYLNGFKGGDDGDGNTDIYYTVASELEFVIYMLNSKGQYEQKLWDAEKNEMIIRWTSKVSDCDVYGICGPFTSCNAQSKPICSCLKGFEPRNKEEWNGKNWTGGCVRRTPLKCERVRDQNTSTDAKKDGFLKLQMVKVPDFLEGSPVESDICRSKCLENCSCVAYSHDDGIGCMSWTGNLLDIQQFSEGGLDLYVRVAHSELDKGTEKTKVIITTAAIIAIVIMVTSACACFMWRTSKHPAKVWQLINSVRKGNNNTFAQFNNDGTPEHESHSVIEELSQVKLQELLLFDFKRAAAATDNFHLSNKLGQGGFGPVYKGELEDGQEIAVKRLSRASVQGLEEFMNEIVVISKLQHRNLVKLFGCCVEGDEKMLIYEYMPNKSLDVFIFDPSKCKLLDWRKRSSIIEGIARGLLYLHRDSRLKIIHRDLKASNILLDEELNPKISDFGMARIFGGTQDQVNTRRVVGTYGYMSPEYAMEGLFSEKSDVFSFGVLVLEIVSGRRNSSSYGNVHALNLLGFAWIQWKEGNALSLIDPEIYDPSHHQDILRCIHIALLCVQELAEDRPTIAAVISMLNSEFVLPPPTQSAFIHRQKMLNLALSEENQRFCSINTVSVTEIQGR